In one Deltaproteobacteria bacterium genomic region, the following are encoded:
- the thiH gene encoding 2-iminoacetate synthase ThiH (in Escherichia coli this enzyme functions in thiamine biosynthesis along with thiFSGI and iscS; with ThiFSG catalyzes the formation of thiazole phosphate from tyrosine, cysteine and 1-deoxy-D-xylulose-5-phosphate; forms a complex with ThiG; contains an iron-sulfur center), whose product MTTSFYERIASVDHDALGRAVRGISADDVDAVLRRDRPDDADALALFSPAAFGRIEEMARRAAAITERRFGRVIQLYAPMYLSNECANICTYCGFSNDVAIPRVSLTTDQAVREAMHLYEQGFRHILLVTGEYK is encoded by the coding sequence ATGACGACGTCGTTTTACGAGCGCATCGCGAGTGTCGATCACGACGCGCTGGGCCGGGCGGTTCGCGGCATCTCGGCGGACGACGTGGACGCGGTCCTGCGTCGCGATCGACCGGACGACGCGGACGCGCTCGCGCTGTTTTCGCCGGCGGCGTTCGGACGGATCGAGGAAATGGCGCGACGCGCGGCGGCGATCACCGAACGGCGATTCGGCCGCGTCATTCAGCTCTATGCGCCGATGTACCTGTCCAACGAATGCGCCAACATCTGCACGTACTGTGGATTCTCGAACGACGTGGCGATTCCGCGCGTGTCGCTCACGACCGATCAGGCCGTGCGCGAGGCGATGCACCTGTACGAGCAGGGGTTTCGGCACATCCTGCTCGTGACGGGGGAGTACAAG
- a CDS encoding thiazole synthase encodes MSPDVNDDLIIAGRRFSSRLLVGTGKFRSPSIMAEAIDASGSGLVTMALRRVDLNSPDDSMMTHLDASKYLLLPNTSGARDADEAVRLAKLARAAGGFEWIKLEVTPEPNYLLPDPVETLRAARDLVKLGFTVLPYMNADPVLARHLEDAGCATVMPLAAPIGSNRGMQTRDQIAIIIEQANVPVVVDAGLGMPSHAAEAMEMGADAVLVNTAIAIADDPVAMARAFAVGVQAGRMAWLAGAGGESRVARASSPLTGFLRTGES; translated from the coding sequence ATGTCGCCCGACGTCAACGACGATCTGATCATCGCCGGACGGCGCTTTTCGTCTCGATTGCTCGTCGGTACGGGCAAGTTCCGCAGCCCGTCGATCATGGCCGAGGCGATCGACGCATCGGGTTCCGGCCTCGTGACGATGGCGCTTCGCCGCGTCGATCTGAACTCGCCCGACGATTCGATGATGACGCACCTCGACGCGTCGAAATATCTTTTACTGCCGAATACCTCGGGCGCACGCGACGCGGACGAGGCGGTGCGCCTCGCGAAACTCGCACGTGCCGCGGGCGGTTTCGAGTGGATCAAGCTCGAGGTGACGCCGGAGCCCAACTACCTGCTGCCCGATCCCGTGGAGACGCTGCGCGCGGCGCGAGATCTCGTGAAGCTCGGGTTCACGGTGCTCCCGTACATGAACGCCGATCCGGTGTTGGCGCGTCACCTCGAAGACGCGGGCTGCGCCACGGTGATGCCGCTCGCCGCACCCATCGGCAGCAATCGCGGCATGCAAACTCGCGATCAAATCGCGATCATCATCGAGCAGGCGAACGTGCCGGTCGTCGTGGATGCGGGGCTCGGCATGCCTTCGCACGCCGCCGAGGCCATGGAGATGGGCGCTGACGCGGTGCTCGTTAACACGGCGATCGCGATTGCCGACGACCCCGTCGCCATGGCGCGCGCGTTCGCCGTGGGCGTGCAGGCGGGCCGCATGGCGTGGCTCGCCGGCGCGGGGGGCGAAAGTCGCGTGGCACGCGCCAGCAGTCCGCTCACCGGGTTCCTGCGCACGGGCGAATCATGA
- the thiS gene encoding sulfur carrier protein ThiS — protein MRVIVNGQDRNLEDDATLAQLLDELKVPRQFVAVEYNGEPFEGEQTSCRLHDGDRLEVVRFVGGG, from the coding sequence ATGAGGGTGATCGTCAACGGACAGGATCGAAATCTCGAAGACGACGCAACGCTCGCCCAACTGCTCGACGAGTTGAAGGTGCCGCGCCAGTTTGTCGCGGTCGAATACAACGGCGAGCCGTTCGAAGGCGAGCAGACGAGTTGCCGTCTCCACGACGGCGACCGGCTCGAGGTCGTGCGTTTCGTGGGTGGAGGTTGA
- the thiC gene encoding phosphomethylpyrimidine synthase ThiC encodes MANAPDSSGAGGNGADHGSPNSPGIDSANSLFEFPASSRVEIEANGCRVPRRRVHLTNGDHFDLYDTRGPQGHDVADGLPKLRIPWVEARRERGDTNFSQMHCARLGEITPEMRFVAGRENVAPEFVRAEVAAGRAIIPANIRHTECEPMIIGKAFLVKINANIGNSAVTSSVEEEVDKLRWATHWGADTVMDLSTGKSIHQTREAILRNSPVPIGTVPIYQCLEKVKGRIEKLGIDVFMETIEEQAEQGVDYFTIHAGLRRQYIPLTHRRLMGIVSRGGSIMAKWCTIHERENFLYEHFERICEVMKKYDVSFSLGDGLRPGGIADANDAAQFAELRTLGELTHIAWRHDIQVMIEGPGHVPIHKIRENVELQQEICGGAPFYTLGPLVLDVSPGYDHYASGIGAAIIGAHGTALLCYVTPKEHLGLPNRDDVKAGVIAYKIAAHAADLAKEHPGAMEWDNALSRARFEFRWEDQFNLSMDPQTARAYHDETLPSDHAKTARFCSMCGPDFCAYRISQDVREAAVDDPACHHLEISLESSGL; translated from the coding sequence ATGGCAAACGCACCCGATTCGAGCGGTGCGGGCGGAAACGGCGCCGATCACGGTTCGCCGAATTCCCCCGGCATCGACTCCGCGAACAGTCTCTTCGAGTTTCCCGCGTCGTCGCGTGTCGAGATCGAGGCGAACGGCTGCCGGGTGCCGCGACGGCGCGTTCATCTGACCAACGGCGATCACTTCGACCTGTACGACACGCGCGGCCCGCAGGGGCATGACGTCGCCGATGGGCTCCCCAAACTGCGCATCCCGTGGGTCGAGGCGCGTCGCGAACGCGGCGATACGAATTTTTCGCAGATGCACTGCGCCCGGCTTGGCGAGATCACGCCCGAGATGCGTTTTGTGGCCGGTCGCGAGAACGTCGCGCCCGAGTTCGTACGCGCCGAGGTCGCCGCGGGTCGCGCGATCATCCCCGCGAACATCCGCCACACGGAATGCGAGCCGATGATCATCGGCAAGGCGTTCCTCGTGAAGATCAACGCGAATATCGGCAACTCGGCGGTGACCTCGTCCGTGGAAGAGGAGGTCGACAAACTCCGCTGGGCGACGCACTGGGGCGCCGACACCGTGATGGATCTGTCCACGGGCAAGAGTATCCACCAAACCCGAGAGGCGATCCTGCGCAACTCGCCCGTGCCCATTGGAACCGTGCCGATCTATCAGTGCCTCGAAAAGGTGAAGGGCCGCATCGAAAAGCTCGGCATCGACGTCTTCATGGAGACGATCGAGGAACAGGCCGAGCAAGGCGTTGACTATTTCACGATCCACGCCGGGCTCCGCCGCCAGTACATTCCGCTCACGCACCGCCGGCTCATGGGCATCGTCAGCCGGGGCGGGAGCATCATGGCGAAGTGGTGCACGATCCATGAGCGCGAGAATTTTCTGTACGAGCACTTCGAGCGCATCTGCGAGGTGATGAAGAAGTACGACGTGAGTTTTTCGCTGGGCGACGGACTTCGCCCCGGCGGCATCGCCGATGCGAACGACGCGGCGCAGTTCGCGGAACTGCGCACACTGGGAGAGCTGACGCACATCGCGTGGCGTCATGACATCCAAGTCATGATCGAGGGTCCGGGTCACGTGCCCATTCACAAGATCCGTGAAAATGTCGAGTTGCAGCAGGAGATCTGCGGCGGCGCGCCCTTCTACACGCTGGGGCCGCTCGTACTCGACGTATCGCCGGGCTACGACCACTACGCCAGCGGGATCGGCGCGGCGATCATCGGTGCGCACGGCACCGCGCTGTTGTGTTACGTCACGCCCAAGGAACATCTCGGTCTGCCTAACCGCGACGACGTGAAGGCCGGCGTGATCGCGTACAAAATCGCCGCGCACGCGGCCGATCTCGCCAAGGAGCATCCCGGCGCAATGGAGTGGGACAACGCGCTGTCGCGCGCGCGATTCGAGTTTCGGTGGGAGGATCAGTTCAACCTCAGCATGGACCCGCAGACCGCCCGCGCGTATCACGACGAGACGTTGCCGTCGGATCACGCCAAGACCGCGCGCTTCTGCTCGATGTGCGGGCCGGATTTTTGCGCCTATCGCATCTCGCAGGACGTGCGCGAGGCCGCCGTGGACGATCCGGCCTGTCATCATCTCGAAATCAGTCTGGAGTCGAGCGGGCTATGA
- the fusA gene encoding elongation factor G: MNVVESGKLRNVAVVGHGHTGKTSLIEAILFDTGVTNRLGRVEDGNTVTDFEPEEKSKLYSIATTPVSCNWNKHRFNLLDTPGGANFSTEALHALDVADAALLTVCAASGVEVQTEKLWDAAEKRGVPRAFFINKLDRERANFDQVLRDIHDSFKINVVVMQLPIGQEDKFQGIIDVITGAAYRFDASGKAVQMDVPADMSAKLAEIRTQTLEAIAENDESLMEKYLGGEELPQADILQVLRKAFVAGDAYPVLCGSSTKNMGIANLLDFIVDVFPTPLERSASVGKHPDKDEEIRRPCAPDAPFSAIVFKTSSAFAGTASMFRVLSGTVKADSACYNPRHRSTERLGHILKINGKTTEDVGEAVCGDIVAVAKLKDTKTGDTLCDEKNPVVYDLVAIPTPSISYSVHVKGTGDEDKVIDGLLRLADDDPTIHVRKDPQTREVILSGMGAGHIEVTMEKLMRRFKLEAELGLPKVPYRETIQGKATSRYRHKKQTGGRGQFGECEIVLAPLPRGGGYEFHDKIVGGVIPKTFIPAVDKGIRESFDRGPLAGFPCVDFQVDLVDGKFHDVDSSEQAFKMAGAMAFKQGISQAKPVLLEPIQKLEIVVPEECTGDIMGDLSRRRGHVQGYETKGKNTVVRSLVPLSEILRYEPDLRSMTSGRGSFTSEFDHYPEVPHEAATKVIEANKREHEEEVE; encoded by the coding sequence ATGAATGTGGTGGAATCGGGCAAACTTCGCAACGTCGCTGTCGTCGGTCACGGTCACACGGGCAAGACCTCGCTGATCGAGGCGATCCTGTTCGACACCGGCGTGACGAACCGCCTCGGTCGCGTCGAGGACGGCAACACCGTGACCGACTTCGAGCCCGAGGAGAAATCGAAGCTGTACTCGATCGCGACGACCCCTGTGTCGTGCAATTGGAACAAACACCGGTTCAACCTGCTGGACACGCCCGGCGGCGCGAATTTCTCCACCGAGGCGCTCCACGCGCTGGACGTGGCGGATGCGGCGCTGCTGACCGTGTGCGCGGCCAGCGGCGTCGAAGTGCAGACCGAAAAGCTTTGGGATGCGGCCGAAAAGCGCGGAGTGCCGCGCGCGTTCTTCATCAACAAGCTCGACCGCGAGCGTGCGAATTTCGATCAGGTGCTGCGCGACATTCACGACTCGTTCAAGATCAACGTCGTCGTGATGCAACTCCCGATCGGACAGGAGGACAAGTTCCAGGGCATCATCGACGTCATCACCGGCGCGGCGTACCGATTCGACGCCTCGGGCAAGGCCGTCCAAATGGACGTCCCGGCCGACATGTCGGCGAAGCTCGCCGAGATCCGCACGCAGACCCTCGAAGCCATCGCGGAGAACGACGAATCCCTGATGGAGAAATACCTCGGGGGCGAAGAATTGCCGCAGGCGGACATCCTGCAGGTCCTTCGCAAGGCGTTCGTCGCGGGCGACGCGTACCCCGTTCTGTGCGGCTCGTCCACGAAAAACATGGGGATCGCGAACCTGCTCGACTTCATCGTCGACGTGTTCCCCACGCCGCTCGAGCGATCCGCATCGGTCGGCAAACACCCCGACAAGGACGAGGAGATCCGCCGGCCCTGCGCGCCCGATGCGCCGTTCTCCGCCATTGTGTTCAAGACGAGTTCCGCCTTCGCCGGGACGGCGTCGATGTTCCGCGTGCTCTCGGGTACGGTCAAAGCCGACTCGGCGTGTTACAACCCGCGCCATCGCTCGACCGAGCGCCTCGGCCACATCCTCAAAATCAACGGCAAAACCACCGAGGACGTCGGAGAAGCCGTATGCGGCGACATCGTCGCGGTCGCGAAGCTCAAGGACACCAAGACCGGCGACACGCTCTGTGACGAAAAGAATCCGGTAGTCTACGACCTCGTCGCGATCCCCACGCCGAGCATCAGCTATTCGGTGCACGTCAAAGGCACGGGCGACGAAGACAAGGTGATCGACGGCCTGCTGCGTCTCGCCGACGACGATCCGACGATTCACGTGCGCAAGGATCCGCAGACGCGCGAGGTCATCCTGTCCGGCATGGGCGCGGGGCACATCGAAGTCACGATGGAAAAGCTCATGCGCCGCTTCAAGCTCGAGGCCGAACTCGGTCTTCCCAAGGTGCCGTACCGCGAAACGATTCAGGGCAAGGCGACGAGCCGCTACCGCCACAAGAAGCAGACCGGCGGGCGCGGGCAATTCGGCGAGTGCGAGATCGTTCTGGCGCCGCTTCCGCGCGGCGGCGGCTACGAATTCCACGACAAGATCGTCGGCGGCGTCATCCCCAAGACGTTCATTCCCGCGGTGGACAAGGGCATCCGCGAGTCTTTCGACCGGGGTCCGCTCGCCGGATTCCCGTGCGTCGATTTCCAGGTCGATCTCGTGGACGGCAAATTCCACGACGTCGACAGCTCGGAACAGGCGTTCAAAATGGCCGGCGCAATGGCGTTCAAGCAGGGCATCTCGCAGGCGAAGCCCGTGCTCCTCGAGCCGATTCAGAAACTGGAGATCGTCGTACCCGAGGAATGCACCGGCGACATCATGGGCGACCTGTCCCGACGGCGCGGACATGTGCAAGGGTACGAGACGAAGGGCAAGAACACCGTCGTCCGATCGCTCGTCCCGCTTTCCGAAATCCTGCGCTACGAGCCCGATCTGCGTTCCATGACGAGCGGGCGCGGATCGTTCACGTCGGAATTCGACCACTACCCGGAAGTGCCGCACGAGGC